From the genome of Grus americana isolate bGruAme1 chromosome 16, bGruAme1.mat, whole genome shotgun sequence:
GGCCCGCGCGCTCTACAAACGCGGCGCCCACAGCGCGGGGTCCGCCCCGGCAGCCGCCCGCGGGAGGGACCTCACAAAAAACAGCGCCCGGAGCAGCCCGCCGCCCACCTTGCCGCCCCGCCGGCGGCTGCTCTCCGGGCCGGACCCGGGGCCGTCAggcggcggggcagggcggACGCTCCGCACCTGCGGGGAGGGGCGCGGCCGAGGCGGGACCCCGCCGCGGCGGTGAATCCCGGGGCGCGGAACTGCCGGAAGCCCTTCCCGCCAGCGCCCTCCCCGCTGCACCGGTACCGGCTGCAACCGACCGCAGCCCCGACAGGCGCCACGGGGCCCGGCGGAGCGCGGAGCCGAGGGGAGAGCGGCGCCCCCTGCCGCCCCGCCCGAGCACTGCAGTCCTGTCCCCGGCGGCGCCACGCGGCCGAGCGGGCTGCACGACCCTCCCAGGAGAGGCGGCGGAGACCGGCCCTCGTGGCGGCCTGTACCCGCGGGGCGCAGCGAGGGCGCCCGGAGGGCCAGGCCGGGCCCGGCAGCCGGAGGAGTGGTCCGAACTCACGGGTGGTGGAGCCCACGCCGCCCGCCGCGCGGACCCGGTGCCGCGTTACTCACTGCGCAGGCGCCCCGCCTCGCTACAAGCTGGGCCAATCAGAGCCCCCTCGGCCGCgcgggggctgctgggagctgtagtctgGGAGGATGCAGGCGGCGCTGCGGCAGTGTCTCGGCAGGGTGCAATGGGCGCTCCGCGTTTCCGAGGCGGCCCCGCGGTCTCGCTGCGCCGGGCCCGGTTCTCCCCGGGGCTCGCGATGCTGGAGTTgcggcagccccctccccggtgCTGAGGGGCTACCTCACTTCTGTCCCggctgccaggccctgcagCCGCCGGGGCCTCGGCCTGACCTCTTCCGCCTGATGGACTGGTGAGTgccggcggggcggccgcggccTCGGCCGGCCTCGGGCCTCACGCCGACTTCTGTCGCCCGCAGTGACCGCTCCTTCCGCATCGACGCGCAGCAGCTGCAGCGGCGGTTCCGGAGCCTGCAGCGCGCCGTTCACCCCGATCGCTTCGGCCAGAGGCCGCCGGTGAGCgctggggcgggcgggggcgccCGGTCTCCCCTCCCGGCGCGGGTGCGCGGTTTCCCGGGCGGGGTGGATGGGCCTCGGTCGCCTCCCCCGTCCCAGCGCCCCAGCCCGCGGCGCCGAGGCCGGGCGGCGGGACTCTGCGCGGGAAGAAGCCGCCTTTCGCGTTAGGCTGCGCCGTCCTTGGCCCCGCGAAGCAGAGCGCCGGGTGCCCGCCGCCCCCCTGTTTTGGGATCATAGGGACTCACGTTGTTGTGTCCTGACTTCTGCTCTGCGTGAGGTGACAGCGTACAAGCCCAGATAGCCCTCCCTCTGTTCTTCCTCCCTGGTAAAAATCAACTTTCAGTTTTACACAAACATATTGTGGGAACGCTATTTCTTGCTGGTAACAAAGTGTAACGTATGTTGCCACTTGTTATTAATGTTACCGTTCTTTATCATCCATTTGCAGAAAGAACAGTACTACTCTGAGCAACACTCTTCCTTGATTAACAAGGCCTACCAAACCCTCCTGAACCCTTTGAGCCGTGGCCTCTATCTAGTAAGGTGTCCATTACATATTTATTAATACTCTTATAACTACTCATAGGTGGTTGGGGCTGCTGGTGGTAACGTAATGAATCATACCTTTGACTCCATCATTAATGTGCTAATTTGTGTTCCTCTGAAGAACAGGACTACCAAGCATTGAAGGGAGACCCAAAACAAGCTTGTCTGAAAATTAATCAGCTTTTCCActattttctgtaacattttacTGATTATTACCATCTCATTTGCTGCTCATGTTACACTAATTTGTTTCCTGCATCACACATTTTGTTTGGCCATGGCTGTTCCTTTGAAATTTTAGTCTGGCCTGTGGCAGCCTtcgttacttttttttttttctccctttggtTAACTGCTGATGGAGTTAATTTTAAGACTGACTCTGTTTATGCACATTTCATGGAATAAACCAGAAGTTTATCAGATGTGAATCTGAGTGAGCCCTACTAAAAGCCTTaatattcaagaaaataattcacaCTGAAATAGATGTAAGAATGTGTATTTCCAAATTCCCATTTTCTTCACCAGCTGGAGCTGAATGGAGTAGAGCCAGCACAAGAGACAGACTGTGATGCAGACTCAGTGTTTCTCACAGAAATCatggaaataaatgagaaattagCAGAGCCTAAAAATGAGGATATCCTTAAAGAAATTGAAACTTTAATTAAAGGTAGGTTATGATTTGAGGGTTTTGTATAGAACTAATTTAGTCCATCTTGTATAATATGAGAGTCTCTCTGAAGactttttcagtgtatttttttttttagtacgTCTAATTTGTATTATTCTTGAATTGACTCATTGCAAGAGCTCCCCCCCTCCAAATGAATGTTGTCTTTACCAGTTTATGCCACCTAAACATCAAATCTGGCTTGAGAAAATGTATATAACATTACCTATTCTGATggcagaatatatatatatatatatagactATAAAAAGGAACTTATTCAACCTTCAGCAGATCAGGGCAAGTAGACCGTTCTAAAAGAAAGAACCACTCAAAATGAAGTTTAATGAAATGCTTGACTGGCCgcattaaataatttcttcgTTTATATAGATACTGTATTTCTTTCGCCTTCTTCAACTCAGCAACCATTATATTACGTAGTTATTATCCTTATACAAACAACTCTCTTGTATATATTGTTGGTGGTACCCAAAACATTGAGTTTACTGGTATATTTAATTCTTTGCAATAACAGTAGTGtgccaaaagcaattagaaTCATTAGAATAAAACCTAAGtagaatagaagaaaattaactgtagcAGGGTAAACTGATACACTAAAAGTAAGTTAGATTTCTGGGAAGTTAATAACCAATGATTTGCACTGGAATTGCTGTCTGTAAGCCTGTTTAAACCAAGAAATATATCTGTTTGAAATGATAATAAAATTGACAACAAGATTATGGAAAGCTCTCTTAGCTCCCAAAAGACTATGAGACTAGTAATTGAGTTTCCCACCACAGACAATCAGAATGCAGTGGTATTAAATATACTAAGTACGTAACAAAATGtgaatgaaataaattgttttacaGTTAAACAAGAACAACTGACCAAAGACGTGACTGCAGCTTTTGAAAGAGGTAGGTATTTCTATGAAGTATTTAGCTGCCATACATATcagttaaaaatacttaaaaaaaccccacattctCTTATTGGCAAATGCTTCCTGAACTACAGAACAGAAATTCTGCATAAACAAGTGTTCTTTGTTTGGTATTTAGAATAAATACTTCTAACCTGACCTTTCTGCTGATTCAGGAAATTCAGGACCtcacattaaattaaaaaaaaataaaaatcttataCAAAAGTTCCATTTAATTCAATCAAAATGATCACTCCAAGTGGGAATGCTGATGCTAagaattgtttgtttgtttcccagaATACTGGGAAGGGCAGACTCTTAATCAAACTTGCCACTTATTCTGAGGTTTCAAACTTGAATTTGGGAGATCTTGCACTGCAGACTGAAACTGTCAACAGAGTAACAGGTGCTATTCTTTGCAGTGAACATCAAGACAGGAACAATTCTGCTACTTACCACTGAAGCTATATGGCAAGGAAAGACCTGATGCTCTATTTAGCGTCAGGTTTTAGGGACTTCTTGTGCAATAATCAACACAACTTTATTCCACAGCCAGTTGATAGGTAGGAACTTGAATTATTCCAGACTAGCTTCTTACTCTGGGAAGAAGCCTTTATGTTTCTCTCCTGGATCTTAGAATGCTTTTATTGTTAGGTTTAAGTAGTAATATGTTGTAATTGTAAAACATTGCGCACAAAGTAGTGCTGGCTAGGCCCACGTGAAGAATTATAACGTTATAATCTGTCACTCTTTGTACTACAAGAGTTAAGGATTGTGTTGCATCTATCCTTGTCAGTAGGTGATAAACCACCTTTCCCCTCCAATTGTTTAATTAAGGAGAAACTGTTTCAGTATCAGGTTTGGAATTGACACTATCCGTATCGGAGTCCTACAAATCttatgcatttttcagtgatgCAGTTGGTCTAATTACAtacgatttaaaaaaaaaaaaaagtttgtcttGTCTGTATACCTAAAATTCCCCAGTGGCTACATCAATACTTATAGCCACTTTATAGAAAAGTCATTAAAGGGTAGTCATGtcacatttcttttctaaattgtACATTTTTACGTGTTTTGTGGAACACCTCAACTAGGGTCTCCAAAACCATCGGAGATGAAAATAATAGGCAACATGGTTTTAATAGCATATGGGTCCTGACAATTTGCAGTTCTTAGTACTGAAATGGGTGCTGTCATTGAAATCTTGAgattcattttgaaaacaaaaattcagcCATCCCTCTGTAAACTagtaatgttttatttcatttcagatgaTCTTCAAGAAGCTAAGAAGCTTCTagccaaaatgaaatattttgcaaacttAGAGGATAAACTAAAGAACAAGAAGATGCCTTCCTGATACTGCCTCTGCCATTAAGACTTAAtgttattttcaattaaatagCTGATTTAGTTACCAAAGTCAGAAAAATGGTGTTTGCTTcctatgttttcattaaaagcttGAATTCTCAGAGAAAGAAGATAAACATAAAAGAAGTCCAGTGCTTACTGTAGCACTTACTAAGTAACAGGTGGAAACAGGAAATGCTTACACccaagaaaagctgaaataggTAAAGCAGGACTCCTGTCCTAGCAGTTACAGGTATGGAAAGAAGTATCAGAGGGACACACAACACTGTATGTAATTAAGATTTCTTACGTTTTGACTACCAAAACatgaagagtttattttaaGTTGAGTCCTGGACAAAATGTCGGAGATCAAACAGAAAGCTCATTCAATAGGTCCTTCAAGCTCTCTGTAGTCTGCTTGTGTGTGTTCTGTCAGACCAccttgaaaaatctttaaaggtgaaattatttaattcctATAATCTGTCCTCTGCTACTTAGTGCTTTTTGTGATGTTGATCTCTGTCTGCTGGGAACTCGCCTTCAAAACTAGAAGAGGTTTTATCCTGttgcaaaatttaaaatgttaagatGCTAgattagagggaaaaaaataaacccaaactcAAATGCCAGAAACTGTTTTATTAGTACCCTTTTAGGAAACAAGTATTTGTAATAAACTTTATTACAAATAACAGTAATTCAGATAGGTGCTGTACAGTTACAGTAATAGGACCACATGAGGAATGTCCTTAAATCTTTCAAAGAagttttttaagtgaaaaacagCAACCAAATACCCCAATTTACATATAAACTAGAATATTTGAAGTATTGGTTTTTCAGTAGGTCAGttcttgtttgggttttaacACCTCAGAATATCTTATTCAGTAAAGCAGTAAGACATGCTTGACTACCCAAATCTGAACAAGAGGCTTAGAAATAAAAGATGAGCTACTGAATTATCTGAAGAAGTCTGCCAGGGGGAGGAATTCATTGAACACCCTCCTGGTATTTCTGCATCCTTGCAACATCAAGTTGTGTCTAAACATCAAAACTtctatatatgtttttaatcaCATTTCAGCAATATATGTTttaacagcatttcagaaagattAACTTGCCTTTAATTAAACTTCCTCTAAATATACAGGAAGATTTAATAAGCTACCTGTTCATGGTATTACAATGCTAATTTAGAAGATGCTGTTCATAATTCTCATTAAAGTTCTGTTACAGCTGTGAAattacacagaattttttttaaaattcatcacGGAGTTGTCGTCTTTCATAAAGCTCTGTGTCCTTTTTTTCggtatttcttccaaaattaaGCTTGTGAAATTCCTTTTTGATTTCcagaaaagatttgttttttgtttcaggaatTACAAGGAAGATGAAAGCAGCAACTAAGGAGCACTCCAGTAAGAACACCAGAAAACAATACTGCTTCAGTTCATTCTGAAAATAACATGTATTTAATTGCAACATATTTCAAGTATAACAGTGggtttgggaaaataaaaagctaacaTGGCTgctcagatatttttattaaaagaatggtCAACCTATCCTTACTTtacatgtaacttttttttaaatttttttttaggtaaggCTACCAAGTGTTGTGCAATACATTTGGtagtcttttattaaaaaaaaaaaaaccctgttaaaATACACACTAAACAATTCACAATGTAATGACAAGTCAGCATTTGCTACTTAGCTGTCACATAATTTAAGATTAtatgatttatcttttttttaaagtttattaatatttttcaatgctatacattaaaaaacccaactatcTTACTGAGAAGCAGAGTTCAGCCAAGAAGAAAGGACTATCAAATCAGGGTACTCTGCTGTGTGCTGTTGCTGCCTGTTTTGCTCTCAAGAATAAATgctaaaactgaaaatacaaagctAAAATGAAAGCCTATATTGTTTTTCCTAATAATCCTCCTGATCACAGAACCCTCTGTATGTAAGCTTAGCTAGCTCCCAGAGATGATGTGAACCACTAGCCTCAGGTACTACTACTTTACTTTGACATAAAAGCATAAGGCACTATAAGAAATGTGTTATTTGAATCTCAGTATCTGATTAAGTTTTTCTAGTTTTGATAccttctccatttttttaaaactgaacatGAAAATTACTCCCATGCATTCCTTTTAATtgtcatttttcatgttttattatttcttgttgatatctaaaaaatattttaagagggACTGAATCTAGTTATACTCAGTTGAGGTGTAGTGTGCATCCTGTGTTCAAGTGTTACTGtataagaaaaagcaatttgatGGAAGCTGAGAGAAGATTAAATGGGAGGTGAGGCAATTAGGAAAATGCGTTATGCAAACTTACCACTATGAAGGGAAAGAGCATTCCAATTGTGAAAAAACTAATCCAACTAGTAGTTCCTCCTATCATGTAAGCAGCAGGACGTGAAGACTGTATAAATAGTTCAGCTGTCAGGGTATTTGTTATGCCACCTGGGAAAATGAGTTTCAGAAACAGAATAGGTTATTACGCTAAATGTCCACTTGCAGTATTTCCAATGCCAGAAAGATTGagttgttcagttttgggctaTGGGAGACTGAACTGTTCTGATGAGACGGGCTCACTTGCGTTCCTTAGCCAGAGCCTCAGCAGCCTTACAGTAAAGACTTACTGGCCtacacagcagagctgctggctttgCCCCCCGGCCCCAGACACGTTTCACCGCTTTAGAACATTCGTTAGTGTGTAATACCTGGTCCCAGCCCAAAGCTCAAGATGAAGGCAAATATAGATGTCATGCTCACATAAGGCACCCATGAGTACAGTTCCTGGAAGAGAATGAGGTGGTTTAGTGCAGATTTTgataattcagttttaaagtTTGGCTTAACCGTTACATTTCCTTTTGCTATTTTATTGCAACCAAGACCAGTAAGTCATTCATGGCTGTTTACAGCTCTGAAGCAGTACTgttaaataaattagaaattaaatattgttcatttaataatttttactaAATGGACTCTAGTACTTCTGTCAAGATTTACAATTAGTCCTCCAAAGCTAAAAATTTACACCAATATTGAATATACAATTACGTGTTGTTACTAGTTTAACATTTTGTCAGTGtttattttggtattttatACTGATCCCACGAGTTAGCTGTCATTAAGCACTTGCATAGTATGAACAGACTTCTAATCACATTATTTATGTATACATGCATTTCAGTAGTGTAGTAAACAAACACTAGGATTACTACATACATATGAAACTAGGTGCATTAGGAAGACCGAACCTAAGCTTGAGATCCCATTATTCAAAAGCGAACCGAGAAGTTTACAAgttacaataaaataattaaacctAGGCCTTCTGCCTAATGGCTGGCTCATTCAACTTTTTACCTGGCCTAGCAGCTTACTCTACTCCAACCACAGAAATTACTGTAGGTGCCTCTTCTGCAGCCTGCTTGCCAATCTGTGCAGCCCCTAACTCTGCTGTCCCTCCAAACATCACACCTGCAACATGACTGCACAGGATCCTCCTGTTTATAGCCAGCTCCATCAGCCAACTGATGTGCGGATAGAATTGCAGCTCTTTAATCCTACCCTTGTCAGATAAAGATTTATCAGGAAACCAAATACTGACTAAATCGAGTTGCTCACTGTTGGAGCTACATCTACATCGTCTTGCTTGGATTACCCCAAGGCAACGCTAAATATTTAGTATATTATGGTCTGCAGATGTAGAGGTAGATTTCCTCTAAACCTTCATTTTGGGAGGTTTGTGGGGCTGCTTTATTTGAGCTGATACAGTATACAGAACAATTTACAATGCATCTCTCTATACTACATCAAAAAGCAAGGCAGGATGTTGCCTTCGCATGATAAATTTAAGGCACTGTGAATATCTTTAGTGAGTTTCCAATAGTTTTTGTGAATTTACACTTAATGGGTTGAAGTGTCCTATGAATTTCAGCatctttacagtattttttgtttgattgttcgCTTTACAGTTAAGTGACTGAAGTGGACCCTGATGCTTAATATCATCACTATGTAGTATTTCATCCTAAAATTACTTCAAAAGCTAGAATAAATGCTGTTTCATCATCCCTTAGTTTTGACAGCATTAAATGCAGGTGCGGCTTTAAGACAAATACATGCTCAAATCTTAGCTGCGagcattcttttattttagggAAATATGGCTGCAGAATTGGCCAAATCTTTCAACTGCTGTCATTTTTTATGCTGCTGTTTAAACCCATACAGCTCTTATCTTCCAGCTTCTTTTGAGAGTCACAGATTTTCACTCACTATAGTCCTATCATGTAATATAAATGAGTCCTTCTTTACACCTGGTAAGTCAGAGAGAATGTTAAAACAATGCTCCAAAGGGTCATAAGGAGATAACCCCCAATGACGAGGTATCTTCTTCCCACGTAGTCTATCAGTAAACCCTGTGGACAAGACATCATTTTCTGTTACTATATTGATCTCATGTTTACCAATGTTCTTCAAGAAGAATCATTACTCTTTATGCTAGGAGGTAGAATAAATTGTTACTCACACAGGTGAGGGCTGTGAGGCATTCGCAAGCTCCAGTGCCAAGTGTCACATAGGGGATTTTTTCTGCTGAGATCCCAGCTTGTTCAAAAATGTAAGTTGCATAGAAATAAATCTACAACAGATTGAATCCCGGTAGTTAAATCGTCAGCTGGAAACAAAGTCACGTTCATACTAAACATACagctgaatattttatattgtgAGTTATTCATTTGATGTAAACAGCAAGAAGGATCTGTTAAATTCATGTCTAGGTAAATATATTGCTAGCataaaagcaaatgtaattATTCAACTTATTGATTATAATACTTCACATTCTTAAACCAGACAGAATGGGATAAGCTGATCCACCGTTATTTAGTTTTTCAGAAGATGTAAACACAAGTATTAAGTCATTCTTTAAAGGAATTTACATaccagaaacacagaaatgaaaaaaattgaaaaaaaaaagagaagcggaaataatataaaaatattctcagttATCCCATTTCTCTGATCTTCTCTATGTGGATCATTCACGTTAATAAAAGGTTGAAAAACAGATGGATATTAAGTAATTATTTAAGCTGTTTGTATGTATGAAATCTTACAGCATTTATCCCACTGAGCTGTTGGCCCATAGTCATCACAATCACAGTAATGAGCTGCCATCTCACACCACGGTCGGTGAATAATTGCCAGGGCTTCTTGGGTTTCTCCCCATCTAAGGCAAAACGTTCCCGCTGTATGTCTTCCATCTCCCTTTGATACTCTGAAGAACCATGAAATCGCTTCAAagctaaaaaaaagaagaatataagTTCTCGTACGTCTACCTATTGACCACAACTTTTGGAAAATCATCTCTTTCCATAATTACCTGGCTTTTGCTAGGATATGAAAAGTCTGTTTCAGGAAgctgggaaaaaagtaatttgttttgtgAGTTGTTTTTTGCTTGCTgattttccaacattttttgCTGTGGTGGATTTGGAGGTTTCAGTGGcattactttgctttttttagagGAATATCTGACTTTGAAATATTCaccaagcaaaatattttgaagtgttttatatCTGAACCACAAACTTCCAAAGAGTCTTTTCATTAAAGGACATTCTAACCTGTCTGAAGTCTTTTGCTTAAATTCTCTGCAGATATCAAGTCTTTTGTTATGTCCCTGGCTGTAGTTTTGCCAGCAGAACACATTGAGTGAACTGGAGTAAAGATGATAAGTAATTCTTCTAAGGCAAGTATTATCAGAAGTCATTTGGATGCAAGACTAAAATCTTTACTGATGGTCCTAAAACTTAAGAGTACATAGCATCAGTTCCTCTAAAATCTTCAAGATTAAATATATCATAAGTGACAGTTTGTCTGCTTAAGGGCAACAGTAGAACTTTTGATGATCCTGAAAGCAAACTTTCCAATGCTATTGTTATCATTAACAGTGTAACCCCCTTGAAGCTCTAACCACTTTTCAGTATTAGTTCAGGAGCAACCACaattcttggaaaaaaacaatccatgattgttattattaaaaaaaaaaaaaaagagagggaaagactTGAATACGATGTGGAGATTGCAAGCTTcacttacatttaaaaaattacatttaatgaaGCCCAAACTAGATCATAATCCGAAAGGGACATTATGGTCATCTTGTCCATGGCTTCCAAATTAGACAGAATTAACTCTATAGGTCACTTGTAGTTACTGTGCTTTTGCAGCTGTGATGGTCTACGAATATTTTGGGGCAAGGTAAAcagagagatatttttattagatCAGCTGACAAACTTAGAGGGGGGAAGGAGACAGGCCTGCAGAAACAGATGGCTTTATCTAAAAACATACCTTTTctgtccatttatttttaattacccATTATAATACAAGATTTCACCTCTCTCTGTGAATCCTGCCTCTTTTCTATTTCCTAACAAGCCTAAAGGCTTTCATGAATTAAGCCTCTTCCTTTGTTGAAGATCCTTCCACAAGATATACTGTTCTATCTATCTTTTCTAGACAGGTGACAATTCATATGCTCAGCAACAGCACTACAAAAgaattaacagaagaaaagcaaatgaagaaatgtttttcctttatttatgcatacaatgaaaactgaattaaataCAACCCTATCAAATGCTAACAAGGTAAACTTCCTTTGTTCATCTCCCctttatttagcattttaaatggaagatCCAGGGATAACAAGTGTCATTTTATGTCACTGTGAACTACATCAGAATTATCATGCCAGGCAGAAGTAGAAAAACtgaacacatttctgaaaaatatgtgATTGAGTATTTTATTCATGTTCAGATTTGTACGTTGGGAtctattttaagtttttctgtCCTCTCAATTTCATTAGTTATTATTTTAGAGAGGGTCTTTTCATATTTAGTTAGCAAACCTTCAAACTGAATTAATTCATCAGACCTGCTTACTTACAGTGACTAATACTTTACTCTTTGAACTATTATTGCACCAGCTCCCTCTGGGAAGTAAAATGCTATGCATGGTATGTTGAGGATACAAATGGCTACCTCAGTGCCTCCTTTTGGCATTCTATtgtgaaaaaaacctcttgtGATACTTAGTTTCTTCTTGCAGTACAAAGAGAACTGTGTAaattcaggagaaagaaaatcacaacTAATCTGCATTTTTGTCTTTCGAATCCTTCTTGTAGCACGTGGGCTTCACTTGCTCATTTATGCAGTACTGCACAGCTATCACATTGCAGTTATTTCTTGAGTAGGGTTtgaataaaaggagaaaaatcataGACCctcaaaataaagtgaaaaatttaAGCTGTCATAATTCTCCCACTTGATAtaacaggggggaaaaaggtatttaaaagataactaaacatttagaaaatacaGGGTAAGGAGTTTTCTGCTCAAATAGCCAATGAATCACTTTTTTAACATCAcctctttttcagtaaaaagatCTCTAATTTTTCACCTACTTATGCTGTCtccttttattatatttttatctcctttttattatattatttcttACAGGAGAAGTACAACAGTATCACTGAATGGAAGAAAGTATCTGATGTAACCAATACTTATCTGTGACATGACCTGAGAAATGAACAGTCCAGTAAGAGGTTAAGTAGTTCAGGTATGTTACTTCAtccaagagaaaaattattaaaccTTCAGAGATTTCATTACAGAGTAACAAAACATGAACATACATTTGAAATGAGATAATGAAGTTTTGTTCACAATCCATTAAAGActcctgtcgtggtttagccccaaccggcagctaagccccatgcagccgctcacccacttccccctgccccccaccccggtggaatgggggagaaaatcagaagagtgaaagtgagaaaattcatggcttgagatagagacagtttaataaataaagcaaaagccgtgcacaagcaaagcaaaacaagttcTTTCCCCACATCCCATGGACAGGCAGGTGttcatctccaggaaagcagggctccatcacacgtaacagtAACTTGcgaagacaaacgccatcactccaacTGCCGCCACTCCTCACAcccccatccttcctcttctcccagcccCTTATAAGCTGatcatgacatcatatggtatggaatatccctttggtcagtttgggtcagctgtcctgtctgtgtcccctccacttcttgtgcacccccagccatcccgctggcagagcagtgtgagaagcagaaaaggccttgactcagggtaagcactgctcaataacaacaaaaacatctctatattatcaacactgttttcagcacaaatccaaaacatagctccatactagctactatgaagaaaattaattttctatctcagctgaaaccaggacaactccTGAGTTCCACAATCCCTTTTTCCATGTAAGCTCACTGGAGGAAGAAACATGGGCCAAAAAGCACTAGGCAATGTAGCTGTGCTGCattaataaagagaaaaggagaatcTGGAGCCAAATATACTCATTCTACCCTTCTGAAGACACAGAGAAAGTATAAATGCTCTATGTTACCTTTGGCACAGCTCAGCTCATCACCTCTGTCAATAAGAAGGTATCTGGGACTTTCAGGAAACCACGGCAGGAATAAAAGTTGGGCAAATGCTGGGAAACAGCTGCTGGATAGCAACAGAGGCCAATACGTTTCTCCACCTAATAACTCCCTGGGAGAGgtgtggaaaaagaaggaaaaaaaccccaaagtaatTAGCTATTGGTGACTATTCAGAAGACTTTTGGGAGCAAGATGTTTGTCCTTCGAGAAAAGTTCTCTTTTAAACAGTTACCTACGTCTTGTGAACCTCAGCAGAAAGAGGCTGGGAAACTATTTTCCAGCCACTCTGAAATCAGGTTTCACTCAAGAAGAGATACACAACACTACTTTACTGCTGCTTATTGCTGTGTTGGTCCTAAGCATTATTTTCAGGTTT
Proteins encoded in this window:
- the LOC129213602 gene encoding solute carrier family 2, facilitated glucose transporter member 11-like isoform X4, with product MNVMSSLIWAGRRMELSQQNLPSWTLFLAVCAVGIGGTFQYGYNVSIINAPTQHIHKFLNETWTSRYHKELNPDLLTFLWSVIASIFSLGGLCGALIGGSMAIRLGRKGALLMNNIIAILACILMGISFPTGLFELLIIGRFLIGINSGIGICVQPLYIGEIAPKHLRGGMAMGTSIFLTGGILTGQIIGLRELLGGETYWPLLLSSSCFPAFAQLLFLPWFPESPRYLLIDRGDELSCAKALKRFHGSSEYQREMEDIQRERFALDGEKPKKPWQLFTDRGVRWQLITVIVMTMGQQLSGINAIYFYATYIFEQAGISAEKIPYVTLGTGACECLTALTCELYSWVPYVSMTSIFAFILSFGLGPGGITNTLTAELFIQSSRPAAYMIGGTTSWISFFTIGMLFPFIVNELKQYCFLVFLLECSLVAAFIFLVIPETKNKSFLEIKKEFHKLNFGRNTEKKDTELYERRQLRDEF
- the LOC129213602 gene encoding solute carrier family 2, facilitated glucose transporter member 5-like isoform X8, producing the protein MNVMSSLIWAGRRMELSQQNLPSWTLFLAVCAVGIGGTFQYGYNVSIINAPTQHIHKFLNETWTSRYHKELNPDLLTFLWSVIASIFSLGGLCGALIGGSMAIRLGRKGALLMNNIIAILACILMGISFPTGLFELLIIGRFLIGINSGIGICVQPLYIGEIAPKHLRGGMAMGTSIFLTGGILTGQIIGLRELLGGETYWPLLLSSSCFPAFAQLLFLPWFPESPRYLLIDRGDELSCAKALKRFHGSSEYQREMEDIQRERFALDGEKPKKPWQLFTDRGVRWQLITVIVMTMGQQLSGINAELYSWVPYVSMTSIFAFILSFGLGPGGITNTLTAELFIQSSRPAAYMIGGTTSWISFFTIGMLFPFIVNELKQYCFLVFLLECSLVAAFIFLVIPETKNKSFLEIKKEFHKLNFGRNTEKKDTELYERRQLRDEF
- the LOC129213602 gene encoding solute carrier family 2, facilitated glucose transporter member 11-like isoform X5, giving the protein MNVMSSLIWAGRRMELSQQNLPSWTLFLAVCAVGIGGTFQYGYNVSIINAPTQHIHKFLNETWTSRYHKELNPDLLTFLWSVIASIFSLGGLCGALIGGSMAIRLGRKGALLMNNIIAILACILMGISFPTGLFELLIIGRFLIGINSGIGICVQPLYIGEIAPKHLRGGMAMGTSIFLTGGILTGQIIGLRELLGGETYWPLLLSSSCFPAFAQLLFLPWFPESPRYLLIDRGDELSCAKALKRFHGSSEYQREMEDIQRERFALDGEKPKKPWQLFTDRGVRWQLITVIVMTMGQQLSGINAGLLIDYVGRRYLVIGGYLLMTLWSIVLTFSLTYQELYSWVPYVSMTSIFAFILSFGLGPGGITNTLTAELFIQSSRPAAYMIGGTTSWISFFTIGMLFPFIVNELKQYCFLVFLLECSLVAAFIFLVIPETKNKSFLEIKKEFHKLNFGRNTEKKDTELYERRQLRDEF